In Camelina sativa cultivar DH55 chromosome 16, Cs, whole genome shotgun sequence, a single window of DNA contains:
- the LOC104753772 gene encoding protein DETOXIFICATION 14-like produces the protein MVGHLGELYLSSTAIAFSFCSVTGFSLVFGLASALETLCGQAYGAKQFEKLGVHTYTGIFSLYLVCIPLSVLWSYMGDILSLIGQDPLVAQQAGKFATWLIPALFGYATLQSLVRFYQAQSLILPLIMSSISALCVHVVLCWSLVFKFGLGSLGAAIAIGVSYWFNVTVLGLYMTFSSSCSKTRAPISMSVFKGMGEFFRFGIPSASMICLEWWSFEFLLLLSGILPNPKLEASVLSVWYVPFIFFSSEIEVVDYVRSMAPLVALSVIFDALHAVLSGVARGSGRQDIGAYVNLAAYYLCGIPTAILLAFRFKMGGRGLWIGITVGSFVQAVLLGLIVILTNWKQQAGKARLRVMGGEFNEKDSEEHEEIS, from the exons ATGGTTGGTCATCTCGGTGAGCTTTATCTCTCAAGCACCGCCATTGCCTTTTCTTTCTGTAGCGTCACCGGTTTTAGTCTCGTC TTTGGATTGGCTAGTGCGTTGGAGACTTTATGTGGTCAAGCTTATGGAGCTAAACAATTCGAAAAACTTGGAGTTCATACTTACACAGGGATCTTCTCTTTGTATCTTGTGTGTATTCCTTTGTCAGTTCTTTGGAGTTACATGGGTGATATACTTTCTCTTATTGGACAAGATCCTCTGGTGGCTCAACAAGCTGGAAAGTTTGCAACTTGGCTCATACCTGCGCTCTTTGGTTATGCTACTTTGCAGTCACTTGTTCGGTTTTACCAAGCGCAGAGTCTGATTTTGCCTTTGATTATGAGTTCAATATCTGCTCTTTGTGTCCATGTTGTTCTCTGCTGGAGTTTGGTCTTTAAGTTTGGTCTTGGGAGCCTCGGTGCAGCTATTGCGATTGGCGTCTCTTACTGGTTTAACGTGACTGTTCTTGGATTATACATGACGTTTTCTTCCAGCTGTAGCAAGACTCGTGCTCCCATCTCCATGAGTGTGTTTAAAGGAATGGGAGAGTTTTTCCGGTTTGGAATCCCATCTGCATCTATGATTTG CCTCGAGTGGTGGTCATTCGAATTTCTTCTCTTACTCTCTGGGATTTTACCAAATCCTAAGCTAGAAGCCTCTGTTCTCTCAGTCTGGTATGTCCCTTTCATCTTC TTCAGCTCTGAAATCGAAGTTGTGGATTATGTAAGATCAATGGCTCCGTTGGTTGCTTTATCGGTCATATTTGATGCCCTTCACGCAGTTCTTTCGG GTGTAGCTAGAGGATCAGGGAGACAAGATATAGGGGCTTATGTAAATCTAGCAGCATACTATCTCTGTGGTATACCAACTGCTATTCTATTAGCGTTTAGGTTTAAAATGGGAGGAAGAGGACTCTGGATTGGGATCACAGTTGGGTCCTTTGTACAAGCGGTTTTGCTCGGTCTTATCGTCATCCTCACCAACTGGAAACAACAG GCGGGAAAAGCGAGGCTGAGAGTGATGGGTGGCGAGTTTAATGAGAAAGATAGTGAAGAACATGAGGAGATCAGCTAA
- the LOC104750961 gene encoding protein DETOXIFICATION 14-like: MDSVEKGLLVVRSHGEEVNKKDGFLREMQRLGYIAGPMIAINSSMYVLLVISTMMVGHLGELYLSSTAIAISFCSVTGFSLVFGLASALETLCGQANGAKQFEKLGVHTYTGIVSLFLVCIPLSLLWSYMGDILFAIGQDPMVAQEAGKFATWLIPALFGYATLQPLVRFFQAQSLILPLIMSSISAVCVHVVLCWSLVFKFGLGSLGAAIAIGVSYWLNVTVLGLYMTFSSSCSKSRAPISMSLFEGMGEFFRFGIPSASMICLEWWSFEFLVMLSGILPNPKLETSILSVCLSTISSLYQIPESLGAAASTRVANELGAGNPKQARMAVYTVMVITGVESIMVSAIVFAARNVFGYLFSSEIEVVDYVRSMAPLVALSVIFDALHAVLSGVARGSGRQDIGAYVNLAAYYLCGIPTAVLLAFRFKMGGRGLWIGITVGSFVQAVLLGLIVILTNWKQQARKARERVMGDEFEEKDNEVIS; encoded by the exons atgGATTCAGTGGAGAAGGGCTTGCTCGTGGTGAGGAGCCATGgagaagaagtaaacaagaaagATGGGTTTTTGCGGGAGATGCAGAGGCTTGGTTACATTGCTGGTCCGATGATTGCGATCAACTCGTCTATGTACGTTCTTCTTGTGATATCGACAATGATGGTTGGTCATCTCGGTGAGCTTTATCTCTCCAGCACCGCCATTGCCATTTCTTTCTGCAGCGTCACTGGTTTCAGCCTCGTC TTTGGATTGGCTAGTGCATTGGAGACTTTATGTGGTCAAGCTAATGGAGCTAAACAATTTGAGAAGCTTGGAGTTCATACTTACACAGGGATTGTCTCattgtttcttgtgtgtattcctttgtctcttctttgGAGTTACATGGGTGATATACTCTTTGCCATTGGACAAGACCCTATGGTTGCTCAAGAAGCTGGAAAGTTTGCAACTTGGCTCATACCTGCGCTCTTTGGTTATGCTACTTTGCAGCCGCTTGTTCGGTTTTTCCAAGCGCAGAGTCTGATTTTGCCGTTGATTATGAGTTCAATTTCTGCTGTCTGTGTCCACGTTGTCCTTTGCTGGAGTTTGGTCTTTAAGTTTGGGCTTGGGAGCCTCGGTGCAGCTATTGCGATTGGTGTTTCTTACTGGTTAAACGTGACTGTTCTTGGATTATACATGACGTTTTCTTCCAGCTGTAGCAAGAGCCGTGCTCCCATCTCCATGAGTTTGTTTGAAGGAATGGGAGAATTTTTTCGGTTTGGAATCCCATCTGCCTCTATGATTTG CCTGGAATGGTGGTCATTCGAGTTTTTAGTCATGCTTTCTGGGATATTACCAAATCCGAAGCTAGAAACCTCTATTCTCTCAGTGTG tctatcaacaATCTCCTCCTTGTACCAAATACCAGAGAGTCTAGGCGCAGCAGCAag TACAAGAGTTGCAAACGAGTTAGGAGCTGGAAACCCAAAACAAGCTCGAATGGCGGTTTATACAGTGATGGTTATAACAGGTGTAGAATCAATAATGGTGAGTGCAATAGTTTTTGCAGCAAGAAACGTATTTGGTTACCTATTCAGCTCTGAAATCGAAGTTGTGGATTATGTAAGATCAATGGCTCCGCTGGTTGCTTTATCTGTCATATTTGATGCCCTTCACGCAGTTCTTTCGG GTGTGGCTAGAGGATCAGGGAGGCAAGATATAGGGGCTTATGTAAACCTAGCAGCATACTATCTCTGCGGCATACCAACTGCTGTTTTATTAGCTTTTAGGTTTAAAATGGGAGGAAGAGGACTCTGGATTGGGATCACTGTTGGGTCCTTTGTGCAAGCTGTTTTGCTCGGTCTTATCGTAATCCTCACCAACTGGAAACAACAG GCGAGAAAGGCTAGAGAAAGAGTTATGGGTGATGAGTTTGAAGAGAAAGATAATGAAGTGATCAGCTAA
- the LOC104750960 gene encoding protein DETOXIFICATION 14-like isoform X1: MDSAEKGLLAKSDEEEVKKKDGYFREMKRLGYIAGPMVAVNLSMDFLQVISIVMIGHLGDGELFLSSTAIAVSFCSATGFSLVFGLASAMETLCGQAYGAKQYEKLGVHTYTTILSLYLVCIPLSVLWSYMGAILSLIGQDPLVAQEAGKFATWLIPALFAYATLQPLVQFLQAQSLIFPLIISSLSAVCVHVSLCWSLVFKFGLGIRGAAIAIGVSYWVNVVVLGLYMKFSSSCSKSRATISMSVFKGMKEFFWLGIPSASMICLEWWSFEFLVLLSGILPNSTLETSVLSVCLSTISFAYHIPESLGAAASTRVANELGAGNPKQARMAVYTVMVIAGVESILVSAIVFGSRNVFGYLFSSETEVVDYVRSMAPLVSLLVIFDALHTVLSGVARGAGRQDKGAYVNLAAYYLCGTPTAIILAFGFKMRGRGLWIGITVGSFVQAFLLGLIVMFTNWEQEAKNARERLMAEEFEDENK, from the exons ATGGATTCTGCAGAGAAGGGTCTGCTTGCAAAGAGCGACGAGGAAGAAgtcaagaagaaagatggtTATTTCCGGGAGATGAAGAGGCTTGGTTACATTGCTGGTCCGATGGTTGCAGTAAACTTGTCTATGGATTTTCTTCAAGTGATATCTATAGTGATGATTGGTCATCTCGGTGACGGTGAGCTTTTCCTTTCTAGCACCGCCATTGCTGTTTCTTTCTGCAGCGCCACCGGTTTCAGCCTTGTC TTTGGATTGGCTAGTGCAATGGAGACTTTATGTGGCCAAGCTTATGGAGCTAAACAGTATGAGAAACTTGGAGTACATACTTACACAACGATTCTCTCTTTGTATCTTGTGTGTATTCCTTTGTCTGTGCTATGGAGTTACATGGGTGCTATACTCTCTCTCATTGGACAAGATCCTCTGGTTGCTCAAGAAGCTGGGAAATTTGCAACTTGGCTCATACCTGCCCTCTTTGCTTACGCCACTTTACAGCCGCTTGTACAGTTTTTGCAAGCGCAGAGTCTGATTTTTCCGTTGATTATAAGCTCACTCTCTGCTGTCTGTGTCCACGTTTCCCTCTGCTGGAGTTTGGTCTTTAAGTTTGGGCTTGGGATCCGCGGTGCAGCTATAGCGATTGGGGTTTCTTACTGGGTAAACGTGGTTGTACTTGGATTATACATGAAGTTTTCTTCCAGCTGTAGCAAGAGCCGTGCAACTATCTCCATGAGTGTGTTCAAAGGAATGAAAGAGTTTTTCTGGCTTGGAATCCCATCTGCGTCGATGATTTG CCTCGAGTGGTGGTCATTCGAATTTTTGGTCCTGCTCTCTGGGATTTTACCAAATTCAACGCTAGAAACCTCTGTTCTCTCAGTgtg TCTATCGACAATATCCTTTGCATACCATATACCAGAGAGTCTCGGCGCAGCAGcaag TACAAGAGTTGCAAACGAGTTAGGAGCTGGAAATCCGAAACAAGCTCGGATGGCGGTTTACACAGTGATGGTTATAGCAGGTGTAGAATCAATACTGGTGAGTGCAATAGTCTTTGGTTCAAGAAATGTATTTGGTTACTTATTCAGCTCAGAAACCGAAGTTGTGGATTACGTAAGATCAATGGCCCCGCTGGTTTCTTTATTAGTAATATTTGATGCCCTCCACACGGTTCTTTCGG GTGTGGCTAGAGGAGCAGGGAGGCAAGATAAAGGGGCTTATGTAAACCTAGCAGCATACTATCTCTGTGGCACACCAACTGCTATCATATTAGCCTTTGGGTTTAAAATGAGAGGAAGAGGACTCTGGATTGGGATCACAGTTGGGTCCTTTGTTCAAGCTTTTTTGCTCGGTCTTATCGTTATGTTTACCAACTGGGAGCAAGAG GCGAAAAATGCAAGAGAAAGACTGATGGCTGAGGAGTTTGAAGATGAAAATAAGTGA
- the LOC104750960 gene encoding protein DETOXIFICATION 14-like isoform X2: protein MDSAEKGLLAKSDEEEVKKKDGYFREMKRLGYIAGPMVAVNLSMDFLQVISIVMIGHLGDGELFLSSTAIAVSFCSATGFSLVFGLASAMETLCGQAYGAKQYEKLGVHTYTTILSLYLVCIPLSVLWSYMGAILSLIGQDPLVAQEAGKFATWLIPALFAYATLQPLVQFLQAQSLIFPLIISSLSAVCVHVSLCWSLVFKFGLGIRGAAIAIGVSYWVNVVVLGLYMKFSSSCSKSRATISMSVFKGMKEFFWLGIPSASMICLEWWSFEFLVLLSGILPNSTLETSVLSVCTRVANELGAGNPKQARMAVYTVMVIAGVESILVSAIVFGSRNVFGYLFSSETEVVDYVRSMAPLVSLLVIFDALHTVLSGVARGAGRQDKGAYVNLAAYYLCGTPTAIILAFGFKMRGRGLWIGITVGSFVQAFLLGLIVMFTNWEQEAKNARERLMAEEFEDENK from the exons ATGGATTCTGCAGAGAAGGGTCTGCTTGCAAAGAGCGACGAGGAAGAAgtcaagaagaaagatggtTATTTCCGGGAGATGAAGAGGCTTGGTTACATTGCTGGTCCGATGGTTGCAGTAAACTTGTCTATGGATTTTCTTCAAGTGATATCTATAGTGATGATTGGTCATCTCGGTGACGGTGAGCTTTTCCTTTCTAGCACCGCCATTGCTGTTTCTTTCTGCAGCGCCACCGGTTTCAGCCTTGTC TTTGGATTGGCTAGTGCAATGGAGACTTTATGTGGCCAAGCTTATGGAGCTAAACAGTATGAGAAACTTGGAGTACATACTTACACAACGATTCTCTCTTTGTATCTTGTGTGTATTCCTTTGTCTGTGCTATGGAGTTACATGGGTGCTATACTCTCTCTCATTGGACAAGATCCTCTGGTTGCTCAAGAAGCTGGGAAATTTGCAACTTGGCTCATACCTGCCCTCTTTGCTTACGCCACTTTACAGCCGCTTGTACAGTTTTTGCAAGCGCAGAGTCTGATTTTTCCGTTGATTATAAGCTCACTCTCTGCTGTCTGTGTCCACGTTTCCCTCTGCTGGAGTTTGGTCTTTAAGTTTGGGCTTGGGATCCGCGGTGCAGCTATAGCGATTGGGGTTTCTTACTGGGTAAACGTGGTTGTACTTGGATTATACATGAAGTTTTCTTCCAGCTGTAGCAAGAGCCGTGCAACTATCTCCATGAGTGTGTTCAAAGGAATGAAAGAGTTTTTCTGGCTTGGAATCCCATCTGCGTCGATGATTTG CCTCGAGTGGTGGTCATTCGAATTTTTGGTCCTGCTCTCTGGGATTTTACCAAATTCAACGCTAGAAACCTCTGTTCTCTCAGTgtg TACAAGAGTTGCAAACGAGTTAGGAGCTGGAAATCCGAAACAAGCTCGGATGGCGGTTTACACAGTGATGGTTATAGCAGGTGTAGAATCAATACTGGTGAGTGCAATAGTCTTTGGTTCAAGAAATGTATTTGGTTACTTATTCAGCTCAGAAACCGAAGTTGTGGATTACGTAAGATCAATGGCCCCGCTGGTTTCTTTATTAGTAATATTTGATGCCCTCCACACGGTTCTTTCGG GTGTGGCTAGAGGAGCAGGGAGGCAAGATAAAGGGGCTTATGTAAACCTAGCAGCATACTATCTCTGTGGCACACCAACTGCTATCATATTAGCCTTTGGGTTTAAAATGAGAGGAAGAGGACTCTGGATTGGGATCACAGTTGGGTCCTTTGTTCAAGCTTTTTTGCTCGGTCTTATCGTTATGTTTACCAACTGGGAGCAAGAG GCGAAAAATGCAAGAGAAAGACTGATGGCTGAGGAGTTTGAAGATGAAAATAAGTGA